A DNA window from Suncus etruscus isolate mSunEtr1 chromosome 8, mSunEtr1.pri.cur, whole genome shotgun sequence contains the following coding sequences:
- the LOC126015961 gene encoding A-kinase anchor protein 10, mitochondrial-like, whose product MRGAGPSPQQSPRALRPDPGPTMSFFRRKVKGKEQEKTLDVKSIKGIEQDAVNTFTKYISPDAAKPIPITEAMRNDIIAKICGEDGQVDPNCFVLAQSIVFSAMEQEHFSEFLRSHHFCKYQIEVLTSGTVYLADILFCESALFYFSEYMEKEDAVNILQFWLAADNFQSQLAAKKGQYDGQEAQNDAMILYDKYFSLQATHPLGFDDVVRLEIESNICREGGPLPNCFTTPLRQAWTTMEKVFLPGFLSSNLYYKYLNDLIHSVRGDEFLGGNVSVAAHGPPEDTHPGGSDSSSSQSSMKKASVKILKNFDEAIIVDAASLDPESLYQRTYAGKMSFGRVSDLGQFIRESEPEPDVKKSKGSMFSQAMKKWVQGNTDEAQEELAWKIAKMIVSDVMQQAQHDQPSEKSTKL is encoded by the coding sequence ATGAGGGGAGCCGGGCCCTCCCCGCAACAGTCCCCCCGCGCCCTCCGCCCCGACCCGGGCCCCACCATGTCCTTCTTCCGGCGGAAAGTGAAaggcaaagaacaagaaaagaccTTAGATGTTAAGTCAATTAAAGGTATAGAGCAAGATGCAGTGAATACTTTTACCAAATATATATCTCCAGATGCTGCTAAACCAATACCAATTACTGAAGCAATGAGAAATGATATCATAGCAAAGATTTGTGGAGAAGATGGGCAGGTGGATcccaattgttttgttttggcacaaTCCATTGTCTTTAGTGCAATGGAACAAGAGCACTTTAGTGAGTTTCTGCGAAGTCACCATTTCTGTAAATACCAGATTGAAGTACTGACCAGTGGGACTGTTTACCTGGCTGACATTCTCTTCTGTGAGtcagccctcttttatttctctgagTACATGGAAAAAGAGGATGCTGTGAATATCCTACAGTTCTGGTTGGCAGCAGATAATTTCCAGTCTCAACTTGCTGCCAAAAAGGGCCAGTATGACGGACAGGAAGCACAGAATGATGCCATGATTTTATATGACAAGTACTTCTCCCTCCAAGCCACACATCCACTTGGATTTGATGATGTTGTTCGATTAGAAATTGAATCCAATATCTGCAGGGAAGGTGGGCCACTCCCCAACTGTTTTACAACTCCATTACGTCAGGCTTGGACAACCATGGAAAAGGTCTTTTTACCTGGCTTTTTGTCCAGCAATCTTTATTATAAATACttgaatgatctcattcattcTGTTCGAGGAGATGAATTTCTGGGAGGAAATGTTTCGGTGGCAGCCCATGGCCCTCCTGAAGACACTCACCCAGGTGGTTCCGACAGTTCGTCTTCTCAGTCCAGTATGAAGAAAGCCAGTgttaaaattctgaaaaattttgATGAAGCGATAATTGTGGATGCTGCAAGTCTGGATCCAGAGTCTCTGTATCAGAGAACATATGCAGGGAAGATGAGCTTTGGGAGAGTCAGTGATTTAGGTCAATTCATTCGAGAATCTGAGCCTGAACCTGATGTGAAGAAATCAAAAGGATCCATGTTCTCACAAGCTATGAAGAAATGGGTGCAAGGCAATACCGATGAGGCCCAAGAAGAACTCGCTTGGAAGATTGCTAAAATGATCGTCAGTGATGTTATGCAGCAGGCACAACATGATCAACCATCAGAGAAGTCAACAAAGCTATGA